One window of the Triticum dicoccoides isolate Atlit2015 ecotype Zavitan chromosome 3B, WEW_v2.0, whole genome shotgun sequence genome contains the following:
- the LOC119277011 gene encoding transcription factor VOZ1-like produces the protein MRKGPSRSGSARHQQFRVRAKTRVDDLQDMFSGLQYARKEARSTDAVLLEAQLHQMLREWRAELSVPSPASSLQENNNRDPSDPPSETPRPPQLAPAEEEDDATSKLVEQKPRPSANQAHKHAQGDHDMKPEPHEEAIADPVTVAQQPTSLGPGVVATGGEVLTPATAVFHDQMYYVNQELSVEDFLYDDDYKINLPGSNPEILNNLEGIGHQEYLQFNLPQELPPNAYLDMNNYGQNAGDGFLHMSDLLTTMSPAPASFLRPKCALWDCPRPAQGSERWQDYCSMYHAELAVKEEGPPGTMPVIRPRGIDLKDGPLFAALSAKIQGKHVGVPVCEGAATTKSPWNAPELFDLYIFEGESMREWLFFDKPRRAFDSGNRKQRSLPDYNGRGWHESRKQVMKDFGGLKRSYYMDPQPSSSYEWHLYEYEINDRDAFALYRLEFKSSEAKKSAKSKFTCSPLIEIQQQMVRLSADGPVENKRTARARTQDVSTNVYPVQNNTAQANAPDAYQAASQADQMTFLNGSVVYGPHLPYGYSTEGGDFYWNSNDGA, from the exons ATGCGGAAGGGGCCGTCGCGGTCGGGGTCGGCGCGGCACCAGCAGTTCCGCGTCCGCGCCAAGACCCGCGTCGACGACCTCCAGGACATGTTCTCCGGCCTCCAGTACGCCCGCAAGGAGGCCCGCTCCACCGACGCCGTCCTCCTCGAGGCGCAGCTCCACCAGATGCTCCGCGAGTGGCGCGCCGAGCTCAGCGTCCCGTCCCCCGCCTCCTCCCTCCAG GAGAACAACAACCGGGACCCGTCGGATCCGCCGTCCGAGACGCCGCGGCCGCCGCAGCTGGcgccggccgaggaggaggacgacgccaccaGCAAGCTCGTGGAGCAGAAGCCCCGGCCGTCCGCTAATCAGGCTCACAAGCACGCGCAGGGAGATCACGACATGAAGCCGGAGCCGCACGAAGAGGCGATCGCGGATCCAGTGACGGTGGCGCAGCAGCCGACGTCGCTGGGTCCGGGAGTTGTCGCCACTGGTGGAGAGGTGCTGACTCCTGCTACTGCCGTGTTCCACGATCAG ATGTACTATGTGAACCAGGAGCTTAGTGTTGAGGATTTTCTTTACGACGATGATTACAAGATAAACCTTCCTGGGTCCAATCCAGAAATCCTCAATAACCTTGAAGGGATTGGTCACCAAGAATATCTGCAGTTCAATTTGCCACAAGAGTTGCCCCCTAATGCATATCTTGATATGAACAACTATGGGCAGAATGCTGGAGATGGTTTCCTCCACATGTCAGACTTGCTCACAACAATGTCTCCAGCACCTGCTTCATTTCTGAGGCCAAAGTGCGCTCTCTGGGACTGCCCTCGGCCTGCTCAAGGATCTGAAAGGTGGCAAGATTACTGCAGCATGTACCATGCTGAATTGGCTGTGAAGGAAGAGGGCCCTCCAGGCACAATGCCCGTGATCCGTCCTAGAGGTATAGATCTAAAAGACGGCCCTTTGTTTGCTGCTCTTAGTGCGAAAATCCAAGGAAAGCATGTCGGTGTTCCTGTCTGTGAAGGGGCTGCAACTACGAAGTCCCCTTGGAATGCACCTG AACTTTTTGATCTTTACATCTTTGAAGGTGAATCTATGAGAGAATGGCTTTTCTTTGACAAACCAAGAAGGGCATTCGACAGTGGAAACCGGAAGCAAAGGTCGCTGCCAGATTACAACGGCCGTGGCTGGCATGAATCAAGGAAGCAGGTGATGAAAGACTTTGGGGGTCTGAAGAGATCATACTACATGGACCCACAGCCATCCAGCAGCTACGAATGGCACCTCTATGAGTATGAGATCAACGACCGCGACGCTTTCGCCTTATACCGGCTTGAATTCAAGTCTTCGGAAGCAAAGAAGAGTGCTAAGTCAAAATTCACTTGCAGCCCACTGATTGAAATCCAGCAGCAAATGGTCAGGCTGAGCGCAGACGGTCCCGTGGAGAACAAGCGGACCGCCCGTGCGCGGACACAGGATGTCAGCACAAACGTCTACCCGGTTCAGAACAACACGGCTCAGGCCAATGCTCCGGACGCTTACCAGGCAGCGTCGCAGGCGGACCAGATGACGTTTTTGAACGGCAGTGTTGTTTATGGGCCTCATCTCCCGTATGGTTACTCAACCGAAGGAGGTGACTTCTATTGGAACTCAAATGACGGGGCTTGA